The Pirellulales bacterium genomic interval AGGGCACTCGTCTTGCGGCATCCAACTTCCAGGTTTCCGGATGCGCCAGAGCCATCATGCAACGAGCGTTCTACACACGATCGTCGTAGTACGATTCGCGCCGACGGCTATCGCGGCGGCGGGCGAACATCGGGCGCGGGACGTAGCCCTCGCCGTCTTCGCGGATCACGTAGCCGGAGAGTAACCGGTAAAAGAAGAGCAGCACGAACGCGCCGCCGGTCGCCACCAGAAAGCCCACGGGCGTCAGCGGCGAAACCCGATAGTCGGGCACGAAGAATGACAAGATGCCGCAACCGACAATGGCCCCGCCGATACCGATGCCGAGCGTGGCGACGGCTCCGCCCGGATCGCGGCCGGGCATGAGCCCTTTGGCGAGCAGTCCCGCGATCGTGCCAAAGCCGACCCACACGAAAGCTTCGTTGGCCCAGTACTGGGCCATTTCAGCGAGTTCCGGCTGTGGCATGATTCGCTCTATCCCCGTAGCACGCTGATTCCACTCTTCGCCAGCCTGGTGACCGCGGCCGCTCGGCGAAGCGTCCCGCGAACACCAGTGGCGAAGAGCATCGGTCCCCCCTGTGCGCCCCGATCACATACCGATTTGTTCCGCCGTCACGGCGGTAGCACGTATGTGCTCGGCAGGTAGCCGAGGCGCCCGACAAAACTTGTATGGCAGCGGTCGTGTGCCGCCGCAGGTGGTTGCATTGGTTTCTATTGCGGATTGAAGGGATCGTTGTCCGCTGGCGCTTCACCGGCCGGTGCTTCGTCCGGCGGCATGGCGTCGGCAGCGGGCGGTGCGGCAGCACCGTTAAGCGGGGCTGGTCCAGCGCCGGGCGGCGGCTGTACCATCGTCGCCGGTTGATCGAGATCGCCACCCGGGCGCGGTCCTGCCTCGGCCGGTCCGATGGGTGCGGCGGCGGGTCGCGAGGCGCGACCCGTGCCGTAGGCCTTCATTGCCGCCGCTTCGCGCGAGAGCTTGAACTCAGGGCCCGGCGGAAAATATTGAATGTCGTCTTTTTGCCAGTAAGGGCTGGGCAAGGTCTGGCCGGCGTAATCGCTCTGGCAACCGACGCTCGTGGCCACGACCAATAGCATCGCGGTAACGCCGCCTGCGCGGATTTTGGAGAACTCTGACCGAGCCATCGGTTTTCCCTGCTCCGTTTTGTACGCGAAGCGAACTGGTGCAATCGTTACAACCGGCAAAATTGCTACCCTGCTTTATCGTCCTTGCGGCG includes:
- a CDS encoding GlsB/YeaQ/YmgE family stress response membrane protein: MPQPELAEMAQYWANEAFVWVGFGTIAGLLAKGLMPGRDPGGAVATLGIGIGGAIVGCGILSFFVPDYRVSPLTPVGFLVATGGAFVLLFFYRLLSGYVIREDGEGYVPRPMFARRRDSRRRESYYDDRV